A genomic segment from Dendropsophus ebraccatus isolate aDenEbr1 chromosome 7, aDenEbr1.pat, whole genome shotgun sequence encodes:
- the LOC138796545 gene encoding tigger transposable element-derived protein 1-like — MAPKPKPDSADASALKKRKAITMEVKLDIIKIYDKGETATDIRRSLGLSRSTVATIIKDKDRILEHVKGSAPMKATVITKQRSGLIIEMERLLVLWLEDQNQRCIPVSLMVIQEKARRLFEALKRERGEESESEEFVASRGWFMRFKERANFHNIKVQGEAASGDEKAAREFPKALAQIIAEGDYCAQQVFNVDETGLFWKCLPNRTYISKEVKSAPSHKVSKERLTLLLGGNAVGDYKLKPMLVYQAENPRALQGISKAQLPVIWKSNRKAWVTLVVFEDRFNNYFVPSVECYCTSKDIPFKVLLILDNAPGHPADVDDFHPNVKVVYLPPNTTALIQPMDQGVIATFKAYYHRRVIGKALQATEKNKDLTLKDFWKKYNILDAVQNIADSWDEVKQTSMNGLWKKLCPQFVTDVTEIQESVTSVIQNVVAMSKTMNLGGGGGGCQRATGISWRGVIC, encoded by the coding sequence ATGGCTCCCAAACCTAAGCCAGACTCTGCTGATGCCAGTGCATTAAAGAAAAGGAAGGCTATCACCATGGAGGTGAAATTAGATATCATAAAGATATATGATAAGGGGGAAACAGCGACAGACATTCGTCGGTCATTAGGACTTAGTCGTTCGACTGTCGCTACGATTATCAAGGATAAAGATCGTATTCTTGAACATGTGAAAGGATCTGCTCCTATGAAAgccacagtaataacaaagcagcGCAGTGGGCTTATCATTGAGATGGAAAGATTGCTGGTGCTGTGGTTGGAAGACCAAAACCAACGCTGTATCCCTGTGAGCCTTATGGTCATTCAGGAGAAGGCTCGGCGATTGTTTGAGGCGCTGAAAAGAGAAAGGGGAGAAGAAAGTGAAAGTGAGGAGTTTGTGGCGAGTAGAGGTTGGTTTATGAGGTTTAAGGAGCGTGCCAATTTCCATAACATTAAAGTGCAAGGTGAAGCTGCTAGTGGTGATGAGAAAGCAGCAAGAGAGTTTCCTAAAGCACTGGCTCAGATAATTGCGGAGGGGGATTACTGTGCCCAACAAGTGTTTAATGTGGATGAGACAGGCTTGTTCTGGAAATGTTTGCCTAACCGCACGTACATCTCCAAGGAGGTGAAGTCAGCACCAAGTCATAAGGTCAGCAAGGAGAGACTGACTTTGCTTCTTGGAGGCAATGCTGTTGGTGACTACAAACTGAAGCCCATGCTGGTGTATCAGGCTGAGAATCCCAGGGCACTCCAGGGCATTTCTAAGGCTCAACTACCAGTCATCTGGAAGTCTAACAGGAAGGCATGGGTGACACTTGTAGTGTTTGAGGACCGGTTCAACAACTATTTTGTGCCAAGCGTGGAGTGCTACTGTACCTCcaaggatatcccctttaaggtgttGCTCATTCTGGACAATGCCCCTGGACACCCTGCTGATGTGGATGACTTTCACCCTAATGTCAAGGTGGTTTACCTTCCACCTAATACCACTGCTCTAATACAGCCTATGGACCAAGGAGTCATTGCTACATTCAAGGCCTACTACCACCGAAGGGTCATTGGCAAAGCTTTACAAGCAACTGAAAAAAATAAGGACTTGACTCTAAAGGACTTTTGGAAAAAATACAACATCCTTGATGCTGTGCAGAACATTGCTGATTCCTGGGATGAGGTGAAGCAGACCAGTATGAATGGTTTGTGGAAAAAACTGTGTCCCCAGTTTGTGACTGATGTCACAGAGATTCAAGAGTCAGTGACTAGTGTCATACAGAACGTTGTTGCTATGAGTAAGACAATGAATctgggaggtggaggaggaggatgtcaaAGAGCTACTGGCATCTCATGGAGAGGAGTTATCTGCTGA